In Fusarium oxysporum f. sp. lycopersici 4287 chromosome 4, whole genome shotgun sequence, a genomic segment contains:
- a CDS encoding hypothetical protein (At least one base has a quality score < 10): protein MKPFHILAAAGMLATAHAHGYLTIPKSRTRLGAEANVDSCPDCTIREPVSAWPDVDAATVGRSGPCGFNGRVNVNYDTPSSCWGHTRVVTYEPGGYR from the exons ATGAAGCCTTTTCATATCCTGGCTGCCGCAGGCATGCTAGCCACTGCCCATGCACACGGCTACCTTACCATTCCCAAGAGTCGTACCCGCCTAGGAGCAGAG GCCAACGTCGACTCTTGCCCGGACTGTACCATTCGGGAACCTGTATCGGCCTGGCCTGATGTAGACGCAGCAACGGTCGGTAGAAGCGGGCCATGTGGGTTCAATGGTCGAGTCAACGTTAACTACGACACGCCCTCGAGTTGTTGGGGGCATACCCGAGTGGTCACATACGAACCGGGGGGATATCGTTAG